From Salvia splendens isolate huo1 chromosome 3, SspV2, whole genome shotgun sequence, a single genomic window includes:
- the LOC121797052 gene encoding exopolygalacturonase-like codes for MALEHVNGLSISDIHSINIKKFHFSIHNCNGVAITNIHATAQADSPNTDGIHLQASSTITISGASFATGDDCISIGEGVTNVNITQVNCGPGHGISIGSLGKYPDEKEVSSIRVTNCNFTDTQNGLRIKTFGHSPPGLVSDVSFEGIRVNNVDNPIIIDQHYCPVPTLGM; via the coding sequence ATGGCGTTGGAGCACGTAAACGGCTTGAGCATAAGCGACATTCATTCCATCAACATCAAAAAGTTCCACTTCAGCATCCACAACTGCAACGGCGTAGCCATCACCAACATCCACGCCACCGCCCAGGCCGACAGCCCCAACACCGACGGCATCCACCTGCAAGCCTCCAGCACCATCACAATCTCCGGTGCAAGCTTCGCCACCGGCGACGACTGCATCTCCATAGGAGAAGGAGTAACCAACGTGAACATCACTCAAGTCAACTGCGGGCCGGGCCATGGCATCAGCATAGGCTCCCTAGGGAAGTATCCGGATGAGAAGGAAGTCAGTTCAATTCGTGTCACCAATTGCAATTTCACAGACACCCAAAACGGGCTGAGGATCAAGACGTTTGGGCATTCGCCACCGGGGCTTGTTTCGGATGTCAGTTTTGAGGGCATTAGGGTGAATAATGTGGACAATCCGATCATCATCGATCAACATTACTGCCCAGTGCCCACACTCGGAATGTGA